The bacterium genome contains a region encoding:
- the groES gene encoding co-chaperone GroES: MLRPLGDRVVVEHLKDEEKVTSGGIVIPDSAKERPQKGKVVAVGPGKKLEDGTRSKMDVEVGDIVYHGKYSGTELKIEGVEYMILREEDIIGVVEG, encoded by the coding sequence ATTCTGCGCCCGCTCGGGGACCGCGTCGTCGTCGAGCATCTGAAGGACGAGGAGAAGGTGACGTCTGGCGGGATCGTCATCCCCGACAGCGCCAAGGAGCGCCCGCAGAAAGGCAAGGTCGTCGCGGTCGGCCCCGGCAAGAAGCTGGAGGACGGAACGCGCTCCAAGATGGACGTCGAGGTGGGTGACATCGTCTATCACGGAAAGTACTCGGGCACCGAACTCAAAATCGAGGGCGTCGAGTACATGATCCTCCGCGAGGAGGACATCATCGGTGTTGTCGAGGGCTAG